The sequence GGGTTCCAGACTTGATCACTACCTACGACAAAACAATCATAGTCAAAATTCTCTGAATATAAATCATCATAACTAAAGTATGTTAAAGAAGAAAATTTTGAAAATTTTATATGAAATTTATCAAATTTCTGTTCACGTATTTTTTTGTTTTTTCTATATTTATATGATCGAACTATTTCGAGCAATGGAAGTAATTTTTCCTTTAATTTATTTTTTAAACTAATTTTAAAAATAGGTAAGGATTTATTTGAAAATTTATAATATTTATTTTTGTAAAATAAATAATCAATCAATTCTGCATTATATCCTAAATTATTAAGCTTATACTGCAATGCAAAAGCTTGGAGCTCAGCACCGTAATTATTTACTTTTACAATTGTTAATATGCCAATTTTTATCACAACATAATCCGCCAGGCTATGTTAATAAGATATAAGAAAATATCAAAAATACTTCTATTGAAAAGAGTTCATCTGTCGTAAATTGCGGCATTGCACGCCTTAATTTCTTATCACGAAAATAATTTCAGATTATCTGAAAATAAATTCTAACGTCATGTTGTTCAGGATTTAATAGAAGCAAAAATAATTATACGTTTGTCTTCTTTAAACTATCACAAACCAAACTTCGGTCCACAGTGGAATCAATCCGTCATCACACAAGAGGGTGGGGAACCTCCACCCAAAACCCACTCATAAACTGATATCATGTTCTCACTAATCATAGGCCAAGAGTATTTATTTTCAACCAATTGTCTACCTATTGATCCCATCGACTGGCGTTTTGTGTCTGAAATAGAAATTGCTTCGAGTAAAGACTCAACCAATGGGTCAACACCAACACCAATCCACCATCCACAATTATAAGTTTCTAACTCTTTCCATGGCGTAGCTGTTGTAGTAATAACAGGAAGTCCACAAGCTAACGCTTCAGCAATCACTATTCCAAAATTTTCAGAATAAGATGGCAAAACAAATAAATCTGAATCAAAATATAACTTCCATTTTTCAAAATCATCTACTGGACCAATAAAATCAAAACTTTCGTCTAAATTAGCTAAATTTATAGCTTTTAAGACATCTTGAAGATGATTTGCTTCATCAGGACCAGCGACAACAATTTTCCAATCAGGATTACGTATTTTGCTCCATGCACTAACAAGATTCAGCAACCCCTTTACAGGATAAATTCGGGATAAAAAAAGGATACTTTTTTTCGATTTTTTATTAAAAATTTTTTTCCCCATCGCTGGAATTTCAACACCATTTGGAATTACAGCTACAGGTTTCCGAAAACCACATTCAAAAATGTTTTTAGCTTCTTGATATGAAGTAGCGTGGAATAAATTTACAGATTTTAGATCATTACTTTGATATAGTAACCAAGCTATTTTTTTTTTCAATGCTTTGTGTCGAAGAGCCCAAGGAGATAGCATCCCATGAGGACTAACAACTAGAGGTATATTCATTTTCTTTGAAATGCCGACAACAGAATGATTCGTAGGCAACCAAATACCTTGATCATGTATTATAGATCTATCATGATTAGCATTAACAAGAGTCAGTATGTATTTACGCATTCGTAAAATTGCTTTAAATTTACTAATTACTGAGCTATCATGCCGATACATTTTAATATTAAAATCTTCTTCAACATTCGATAACATATTTCCTAATGTCACCAAACTAACATTGCAACCTAACTTTGCGATTTCCTGAACAAGACTTGTAACAACGCGAGACGGTCCTCCAGATGCAAAATCTATACTACCTATAGTATATATAATGTTCATACTCATATATTACTTTATAATAAAATATTAAATAAAATTACATACAAAACGATTATAAAAAAACTTTAGTTCATCAGTGACTAGATATACGTCGTAATTCTTCCAAACTTAACATATCGATTGAAACACCATTTACCTTATGTTTAAACACACGATTGAGAACGATTGTTGAGTATTGACAATAAAGAGTCCAAAATTTTAAAATCCCTGCAATAAATTTACGACTATAGATCAGAATCTTCACCTCAGTAAGACCACGAGAAACAGCTTCTTCATCTTTTAGAGCAGAAATATCAATTCGCTTAATTAGTACAGAGATAATTTGATCCCGACAAATATTCCACAAAGTTTCTTCACCTGCATCTATCAATATTTTTTTATGCAATGATAGTAATTTCATCAAACATCCAATCATCCTAAAATCATCAACACTTCTACTAATAGCCATCGCAGTATCCGAACTAGGCTGAAATCTATATTTCAAAAGTCGTTGAGGCGAATTGCCAAAACGACTATTTGCAGCCATTCTTATCCATAAATCATTATCTTGACCAATTTTAAAATAGGAATCATATCCACCACAAGACAAAACTGAAGACTTACGTAATAAAACTGTAGGATGCATTATAGCCATTTGTCCTTTATAACTACACAACGCAGTCCGAATTGTTGCATCATCAAGTGGCATATTTACACTCCATAACTTTTTACCATTTTCGTTTATGTAGTCAACTCCGCTACCGAATACATCTGGCTGACCAGCAATTTCCCAGTCTTCAAGCAAAGCAGCGAAACGATGCGGATAAGAAATATCGTCGGCGTCCATCCTCATAACTAACTCTGTAGAACAATATTCCAAGCCATAATTTAGCGCTGCAGATAATCCTCGATTTTTTATAGAAAAAATCTTCAAACGAAAATCTTTGTAAGATGCAAGTATTTCACCTGTGAGATCATTCGAACCATCATTGACAATAATAAATTCAAAATCAGAGAATGTTTGAGTCAAAATACTATCAATAGATTCTTTCAGAAAGTTTTCACCATTATAGACACTCATCAAAACCGAAATTTTGGGCTTCATATGTTCTCACCACTCATCATCACAGCGAGGTGCGATTACTTTTTGCATCCTTAATCAGCGAATAGAAGAAACCTGCTCCCATCGCTCTGGAATCAATCCCGTAAAACACCATGAAGTTACGCCACCATCAGGTGAAAATCGTGGCACCAAAACTACAGAATCTCGGGACTCACCAAGCCAAGCCCCCCACCAACTGAACGTGCTGTTAGCGGTGATAAAGTGTTTACATTGGCTCATCAACCACAGATCGGCGTAAGCATTATCGTCGCCATCATTATTAGAAACAAAAGTAACCCGGCCCTCCGGTAAATCAAGTTTTGAATGAACCGCCTCAAGATTATCGGAAAAGAGAAAATAGTGAGGTGCATTTATTCTTTGCTCCATCATAGCAATAGCTCTATGGTAATAATACGTTGAAACATTATTGCCTAAATTTATTCCAGGCAAATCGAACCATCGAACGTGCATCGCAATGGTGTTTTGTATATTTTTTATTTTTTTTGCGATATTAATGTTTTCTAAATCTGTTGGAGGAATAATTTTTAGATCATCACGAATAATATCTTCAACATCTTTAAAGTAATTTTCACTCTGCCAAAGCCCGTCAATATATATATTATTATAAGTTCGATACTCTAAAAATCGCGGATCAAATTCGATTCTTTCCTGTTCAATATATTCACGTTCAAAAAAAGGTAGTTTCTTTGAAATATACTTCGCTAATCCCCGCCGATAACGTTCAAATGGCTCCATTCGTTCATAATTCGTTGCTTTACGAGCAGATATATTAAAATGATCTAACATATACCTTCTACGATATACTCGATCACGCGAAAACCCGGTTACGTCATCAATTACAAGTTCCGCGTGATTTACAAGCGCCAAACGACGAGCTGCTGCATAGCAAAAAAGCTGGTTCCCTATGCCACCCATTATCCTAGTTACTATTTTTGCCATTTTACTACTACATCCAGCATTTAATTTAATAACCAGTTATACCCATAACTGAACCACTTCCTGCAAATCCAAAAAAAATCCATAACAAATTAGCTATTAAAAAACATATAAAAGATACAATAATGTATATAAATATATTTTTTTGAACACTAATAACAAATGGAGTAATAAATGGAAAAGCAACAGCTAAATAATCTGTATGCACACCTCCAGCCATAAAACCAACACACCAGTACAACGTTGATGCAATAATTAATAAATCTATTTCTTTAAAAAAACTTTTAAAATTAAAAACAACAATCATAAAAAATGAAAATTGAACAACATGATACATATAGTTAAAAAGATGAAAATACGTAAAAAAATTTCCATATCCAACAAACCAAGGGAATGGACCAGACAATGCGCGCAATAATAGTAAAGGCAAAGTCGTCATTCTGTGAATTAAATTATTAGATGTTGCAATATTTTCATGCCGAAAATCGATTGTCATACTAGAAATATACTCATAAAAAAAATAAATGAATGGAACTAATAGAAATATCAAATAAAAAAAATGAATAAATTTATGATTAAATGATTTTTTAGAATTTTTGATATCAATAATATATGAATATAATGATACAACATACGTTATTCCAAAATATATAGCTCGATCTGACCAAGCGATTAAAGCAGCTACTGGAGTCAAAAATATATATCCTATCAAACCCAAAGACCTAGAAAGGGCCAAAATAACCATCGACAAAACAACAGCGGCAAAACCAACGCTATCTCTCACCATCACACTTGCTGGAAACAACCACGGAAGCCAAGCCATCATCACGCCAGAGTATACGGAATGCTTTACCTGATAACCACACGACAACGCCAAACAAACAACTAAGATTGCAGCGATTAAATGATGAAAAGCATTAAAAGGAGCTAAATCCATTGCGTTATCGCTTCCACTCAACGCATAAAATATACCCATATACGTATGAATATAAGCATTTTTATTATCAATTCCTTTGTTTAAATATATATCGTTTGGATTAATCCATGGATCATTCAACAAACTCTTAGCAGCTATCGCTGCATTTTCGTATGTTAATAAATACTCATTTCCTTTTAATCCATTATTAATATAATAACCTTCGTTATAAAAATAATTATAATCAAAAGTGTTAATATATAAACCAACACCAATAAAAACTCTTAATATATAAGAAATGAAAATTGACAATATAAAAATTTTAAATCCATCAATATTACGCAAACATAACGCTGATAATAAAAGTCCAAGCCCACCTGAAATGAAAGAACTAAACAAAGTTGCAAACGGAGATAAGCTTACAACAAGCAGGCTGTTTAACAAGAAGTACACTAGCAAACCGAATAATACACAAGCAATACATTTTAATAAGAAATTATATTTAGAAAAAAAACAAATATTAATTTGCTTTACATCACGAACTAGTTCATTTTGATTAATTATCATAGTTTATAAATACCAAGTAAAACTATAAATTATCTACCTTTACAAAAATTTTTATCATTATATTGCGACACAAAACTTCTCACTGCCTCTAACCATCCTCTGTCATGGACCAAATCAGGTTCAAGATAGTTTCCTTCAGCCCACTCATTCCACGATTTAATAAAAAGAATTCTATCCTTGCCATCATTAGCAGCCGTAAAACCTGACACACTACGTCGTAGATGATCTGCAAATCGGGCCGGGGAACTATTAGCAAACACCAAGCCACGTCGACCGATGCGAGGCGTATTATCCCAATTAGGAATGGCGGTCGGCAGCGTTGTAATACCATCGCAAAGATGATTTTTGAAATATCTGTCGAGAGAAGAATAATCGATGACCCAACGCGGAAACCGTCCGAGGCGTTGCCGCACTAAATGATAGGCTCGCCTATGCCCTTTGAGGTAGGCGGCCAAGGCTATATTCAGACTATGCGGTGCCACCGCGTCAAAACCTGCGTCTAACAGACCCAAGTCATGATCTAATCCAATAAAAAATAGATCCCCAAAACCATCTGCGCGTGCCCACTGCTGAAATAAGTCCACAAAACGAGCCACTTTAGGGATATCATTGGGCCTGAAAATCACCATAGCCGGCTTGCCGTTCACCTTGAAATATCGCGAATCAGATAGGAAATTCCGCCAATAGAGATAGTGGTCACGATGATCCCCTAAGCCCGGATAGGTTTGTTCCACGAGGATATCATTTGAAATTCCCGCCCAGTGGTTGGTCCAGTGATGATTGGCCCAACACAGACAGTACGGAAGGCTTGGCGATGTCATGGAACGCAAACGCTCAATTGGACGTTCAAGCAGGCGACGTCCAGCAAACCAATAGTGATAGAAGCAGAATGCACTTACACCACTCCATGCAGCCAGTTCACCCTGGCGCTCAAGAGTATCATCCAGACGCATATCGTAAAAACCGAGCTCTCCAGGCAAGTTTGGTTGCCTATGTCCGGGGAAAAGTGGCCGCGCCTTGGCCACGTTGCGCCATTCTGTGAACCCAGCACCCCACCACTCATCATTCTCTGGGATTGGATGATACTGAGGCAGATTAAAAGCGATGATTTTTATCGAAGACATATAAAGTTGATGTCCTTATTTTACATTAAAAATCGAAAAAAACTCAATCAAATATATTTATTTGTAATCATTTATAATATTGACAAAAATTTATTTTATTAAATACTCTTCGCACAACATCTTGTTCATAATTAAGTAAACAAAATAAATATGTCACTCCACCGCACACCGTGACCATAGTCGTTCCTTGGGCAATGAACGTAAACCACCCCTCGCTAGGAAGTAGTATTCCTACCATATAGGCTAACAGATAACCTACTGTCGCAGGAACAATTGAGCGGAAAACACAAAGACGGAGGTATTCTAGAACGCCAATTCCTAGTCTTCGCATGGAAATATAGAGAACCAACGCGGTTGCTGGAATGTTGGCAATCACGCTCGCCAGCATGACTCCTTCTAGGCCGATAATTTTACCAAGCCAGATAGAAAGCCCGAGATTAGTCAAACCTTCCAAAACCCCTATAATTCCGAATAGTAAAATCCTGCCTGATGATATAAAGAAAATA is a genomic window of Desulfomicrobium baculatum DSM 4028 containing:
- a CDS encoding alpha-1,2-fucosyltransferase; translated protein: MAKIVTRIMGGIGNQLFCYAAARRLALVNHAELVIDDVTGFSRDRVYRRRYMLDHFNISARKATNYERMEPFERYRRGLAKYISKKLPFFEREYIEQERIEFDPRFLEYRTYNNIYIDGLWQSENYFKDVEDIIRDDLKIIPPTDLENINIAKKIKNIQNTIAMHVRWFDLPGINLGNNVSTYYYHRAIAMMEQRINAPHYFLFSDNLEAVHSKLDLPEGRVTFVSNNDGDDNAYADLWLMSQCKHFITANSTFSWWGAWLGESRDSVVLVPRFSPDGGVTSWCFTGLIPERWEQVSSIR
- a CDS encoding glycosyltransferase — protein: MSMNIIYTIGSIDFASGGPSRVVTSLVQEIAKLGCNVSLVTLGNMLSNVEEDFNIKMYRHDSSVISKFKAILRMRKYILTLVNANHDRSIIHDQGIWLPTNHSVVGISKKMNIPLVVSPHGMLSPWALRHKALKKKIAWLLYQSNDLKSVNLFHATSYQEAKNIFECGFRKPVAVIPNGVEIPAMGKKIFNKKSKKSILFLSRIYPVKGLLNLVSAWSKIRNPDWKIVVAGPDEANHLQDVLKAINLANLDESFDFIGPVDDFEKWKLYFDSDLFVLPSYSENFGIVIAEALACGLPVITTTATPWKELETYNCGWWIGVGVDPLVESLLEAISISDTKRQSMGSIGRQLVENKYSWPMISENMISVYEWVLGGGSPPSCVMTD
- a CDS encoding glycosyltransferase WbsX family protein, which translates into the protein MSSIKIIAFNLPQYHPIPENDEWWGAGFTEWRNVAKARPLFPGHRQPNLPGELGFYDMRLDDTLERQGELAAWSGVSAFCFYHYWFAGRRLLERPIERLRSMTSPSLPYCLCWANHHWTNHWAGISNDILVEQTYPGLGDHRDHYLYWRNFLSDSRYFKVNGKPAMVIFRPNDIPKVARFVDLFQQWARADGFGDLFFIGLDHDLGLLDAGFDAVAPHSLNIALAAYLKGHRRAYHLVRQRLGRFPRWVIDYSSLDRYFKNHLCDGITTLPTAIPNWDNTPRIGRRGLVFANSSPARFADHLRRSVSGFTAANDGKDRILFIKSWNEWAEGNYLEPDLVHDRGWLEAVRSFVSQYNDKNFCKGR
- a CDS encoding glycosyltransferase codes for the protein MKPKISVLMSVYNGENFLKESIDSILTQTFSDFEFIIVNDGSNDLTGEILASYKDFRLKIFSIKNRGLSAALNYGLEYCSTELVMRMDADDISYPHRFAALLEDWEIAGQPDVFGSGVDYINENGKKLWSVNMPLDDATIRTALCSYKGQMAIMHPTVLLRKSSVLSCGGYDSYFKIGQDNDLWIRMAANSRFGNSPQRLLKYRFQPSSDTAMAISRSVDDFRMIGCLMKLLSLHKKILIDAGEETLWNICRDQIISVLIKRIDISALKDEEAVSRGLTEVKILIYSRKFIAGILKFWTLYCQYSTIVLNRVFKHKVNGVSIDMLSLEELRRISSH